In Gemmatimonadota bacterium, the DNA window ACTTCGATGCGGATCCTCAGCCCGTCCAACCCCTGCCAGTTGAGCGTGAACGAGCGTTGGGACACGCCGCCGATGCGGCCCAGTGGCTGGCGGCCCCGCGTGGTGACCGCCAGCAACGTCATGTCGCTGAAGTTCTGGTTGTCGACGAATATCTGGATCGCCGTCGGCGCGCCCCGACCCCTCGAAAACGGATTCGCACCGGCGCGACCTCCGCCACACGCGGAGACCGTGACGACGAGGGCCAGCAAAACGGTAACCGCGCCACGGCTCATGTGATCAGCCGCTCGGCATCGATCGGCTCGAGCCCGAGCTCGCGCAGCAACTCATTGAGACGGGCCAGCTCCTGCTGGATGATCAACGTCATCTGCTCCAACTCTTGCTCGAGAGCGCTCGAGAGCACTTCGAACACTTCGTAGGACTGATCGGTTGGCCGGCTCTCCGGGCCCTCTACGAGGTTTTGCAGGGCAGCGATCTTGTTGTTCAGCTTGATCGGGTAGTTGAGCGGGTCCTGGTTGGAGCGGTTCCGAACTTGATAGATCTCGCCTTCCACACCGCCCAAGCGCTCGTTCACGGTGGCACCCAGCGAAGCCAGCTCGGAGTTGTCGTTCTCTTCCAAGCGCTCGTCGACCTGACTCTTGATGGAGCGGATGCGCAGGACGGCCTCGTGCGCTTCCGTGACCCGATCCCGGATCCGGACCGCGAAGTCGAAGCGCTCCCGCAGATCCGCCACCGTGACGCCTTGGGCGAGCGCGCGCGGATTCATCCTGATCTCGAAGTCCCGTGTCTCGGTCTCTCCATCCACGGTGAGCCGCACCTGATAGCGACCCGGCACCACCGCCGGACCCTGGTTGCCTGCAGCCCAGAAAATCCGGCCCTCGAAATCGGTCCAGCCCTCGAGACGCATGTTCCACCGGAAGCGGTTCGACCCCTCCGTCTTCGAGGGCCGCGCACTACCACCACCGAATCCACCGAAGCCTCCACCGCCTGTAGACTCGTCATCGTCATCCGCGGCGGCGGAGTCGGCCGACAAGGACGAGATCAGGACGTTCCCGTTCGCGTCCGCGAACTCGATCAGGACCTCCTCCGCATCCGACGGCAGGTAGTAATAGATGTCCGCCGTGTTGTCGAAGCGGCGGACCGGGTCACGCGGATCGAAGAGCCAGAAGTCCGACGTCACCACCTCCGGGTTCATCTGGCGCAAGACGTCGATGTTGCGCATCACCCAAAACGCGCGTCCGTGCGTGGCGATCACCAGGTCGTGGTCCTCGACCACCAGGTCGGAGACCTGTACGACCGGCAAATTCATCGTCAGCGGCTGCCAGTTCGCACCGTCGTTCCACGAGATGTAGACCGTGCGCTCCGAGGCCGCGTACAGCAGGCCCGGCCGCTCCGGATCTTCACGTACCGCACGGATGAAATCGTCCGCGGGGATGCCGTTCACGATCTTGGTCCAGCTCTGACCGTAGTCCTCGGTCTTCCAGACGTAGGGGCTGCGGTCGTTGTCCACGAGGTAGCGGATGCCTGCGACGTACGCCTTGCCCGGCGTGGTCGGTGACGCCTCGATGGTGTTGATGCGCACGAAGTCGGGTGCGTCGGCCGGCGTGACGTTGACCCAAGAGGGCGACGCCGCCCGCGCGTCACGGGTCACGTGCACGTAGCCGTCGTCCGAACCCGCCCAGATCACGTTGGGGTCGTGGGGGGACGGCGCGATGGCAAAGACGGTCGCGTATGTTTCCACGCCCGTCTGGTCCCTCGTGATCGGTCCGCCGGACGGTCCGACCGTGAGGGGATCGTTCCGCGTGAGATCGGGGCTGATCTGCTCCCAGCTTTGACCCTCGGTGAGCGTCCGCCAGACCCTGTGAGTGGCCGTGTAGAGGATGCCCGAGTCGTGCTTGTCGAAAACGATCGGATAGGTCCACTGCACACGTTCGCGGATATCCTCCGCTGACTCGCCCATCGGATTCTCCGGCCACACGCTGATCGACCGAGAGAAACCCGTGCCGTGGTCATAGCGCGAGAGTGAGCCGCCGTAGCATCCTGCGTAGAACACGTCGACATCCTCCGGATGCGGAGCGATATACCCGCTCTCGCAGCCGCCAACCGAATAGAAATAGCCGCCGCCCCCAAAGCCTCCGGCGGCCGACAGGTGATTCCAGCCACTCGATGGCGTGCAAGCGGTGGAGTTGTCCTGCTGCGCGCCACAGATGTGATACGGCTCGTGGTTCGTCGTGATCACGCGGTAGAACTGCGCTGTCGGGTACTCCTGATCCGTCCAACTCTGTCCGCCGTTGACGGAGACGTTCGCGCCGCCGTCGTTCGAGTTGATCATGCGATCAGGGTCCGAGGCGGAGATCCAGAGGTCGTGGTTGTCGCCGTGCGGCACGCTGATCCCGTCCGGGAACGTCTCTCCACCGTCGGTCGACTTGTAGAGCCCGGTATTGAGGGCGTAGACCACGTCCTCGTCCTGAGGGTCCGCGTAGATGCGTGTGTAGTAGAACGCGCGCTGACGGAGCTTGCGCTCTTCGTTCACTCGCTGCCAGCTCTCACCGGCATCGTCGGAGCGGAATACGCCGCCGCCCGGCTCGTGCTCGACGAGCACCCAGACCCGGTCGGAGTTCGCACCCGATACCGCGACACCCATCTTCCCGATCGGTCCAGCCGGTTCGAGGCCGAGCCTCGACGTAATGTCGCTCCACGTATCGCCGCCGTCGCTCGACTTCCAGAGACCCGAATCGTCTCCACCCGAGCTCATGCCCCAGCTCTTCCTCCACGCCTCCCAGATCGTCGCATACAGGACGTCCGGGTTGTTCGGGTCGAGCACGAGGTCGGTCGCACCTGCCTTCGCACTCTTGAAGAGCGACAGCTCCCAGCTCTCACCCCCGTCGACGGTCTTGAAGACACCGCGCTCGGGGTTGGAAGCCGAGTGCACGCCGAAGGCTGCCACCCAGGCGACGTCGCAGTCCTCTGGGTGGATGCGGATCCGACTGATGTTCTGGGTCTCGCGCAGACCGATGTGCTGCCACGTACTCCCGCCGTCGGTCGATTTGTACGCACCGTCGCCCTGAATGATGTTGCCGCGGATCTGCGTCTCGCCGGTGCCGATGTACACGACGTCGGGATCCGCTTCGCACACGGCCACCGCTCCGACCGACGAGCTCGTGATCTTCCCGTCGGTCATCACACTCCAATTGCTGCCGCCATCCGTCGTCTTCCACAGCCCCCCACCGGTCGCGCCGAAGTAGTACTCGAGGGGGCGAGCGTCGCTGCCCGCGACCGCGGTAGAGCGACCGCCGCGGTTGGGGCCGACGTTTTGCCAGCTCAGAGCGTCGTAGATGTCTTCGTCGTACTCCTGCGCTAGAGCGGGAGTGAAGGTGAGCGGCAGCACGACCGTCAGTGCCAGCGCAGTCTGCGCGTGGCTTCGAAGGGTTGTCCACATCGGGGTAAGTGCCTCTGAGGCGTAAGGGGTTGCGTGTCTTTACACGAATCTAGCCACGGACCGCTAGTCTGCTACCCGCGC includes these proteins:
- a CDS encoding glycosyl hydrolase is translated as MWTTLRSHAQTALALTVVLPLTFTPALAQEYDEDIYDALSWQNVGPNRGGRSTAVAGSDARPLEYYFGATGGGLWKTTDGGSNWSVMTDGKITSSSVGAVAVCEADPDVVYIGTGETQIRGNIIQGDGAYKSTDGGSTWQHIGLRETQNISRIRIHPEDCDVAWVAAFGVHSASNPERGVFKTVDGGESWELSLFKSAKAGATDLVLDPNNPDVLYATIWEAWRKSWGMSSGGDDSGLWKSSDGGDTWSDITSRLGLEPAGPIGKMGVAVSGANSDRVWVLVEHEPGGGVFRSDDAGESWQRVNEERKLRQRAFYYTRIYADPQDEDVVYALNTGLYKSTDGGETFPDGISVPHGDNHDLWISASDPDRMINSNDGGANVSVNGGQSWTDQEYPTAQFYRVITTNHEPYHICGAQQDNSTACTPSSGWNHLSAAGGFGGGGYFYSVGGCESGYIAPHPEDVDVFYAGCYGGSLSRYDHGTGFSRSISVWPENPMGESAEDIRERVQWTYPIVFDKHDSGILYTATHRVWRTLTEGQSWEQISPDLTRNDPLTVGPSGGPITRDQTGVETYATVFAIAPSPHDPNVIWAGSDDGYVHVTRDARAASPSWVNVTPADAPDFVRINTIEASPTTPGKAYVAGIRYLVDNDRSPYVWKTEDYGQSWTKIVNGIPADDFIRAVREDPERPGLLYAASERTVYISWNDGANWQPLTMNLPVVQVSDLVVEDHDLVIATHGRAFWVMRNIDVLRQMNPEVVTSDFWLFDPRDPVRRFDNTADIYYYLPSDAEEVLIEFADANGNVLISSLSADSAAADDDDESTGGGGFGGFGGGSARPSKTEGSNRFRWNMRLEGWTDFEGRIFWAAGNQGPAVVPGRYQVRLTVDGETETRDFEIRMNPRALAQGVTVADLRERFDFAVRIRDRVTEAHEAVLRIRSIKSQVDERLEENDNSELASLGATVNERLGGVEGEIYQVRNRSNQDPLNYPIKLNNKIAALQNLVEGPESRPTDQSYEVFEVLSSALEQELEQMTLIIQQELARLNELLRELGLEPIDAERLIT